The Musa acuminata AAA Group cultivar baxijiao chromosome BXJ1-3, Cavendish_Baxijiao_AAA, whole genome shotgun sequence genome window below encodes:
- the LOC135629134 gene encoding uncharacterized protein LOC135629134 produces MQKLCRGNPVLCNAGWFEPRAARALFLSSLPALRLPLRPSAAILCSGQYARLKYAPVYHSADDGSYLFRRDRVPASAHSLRDWWARGFRAVEALRNREKGGDLEGSVEEDSEEEEEDGVAGAERNSEVQQRASLAGGKSVERRARSGGSSAPPAQGLELLAIPGVGPRNLRKLVDKGFEGVAQLKQLYVDKFVGKSSDKMIEYLQSSVGIIHKSHAESITSFIKEQVDEELEGDTMESTMKLSQKNRLTFCVEGNISVGKTTFLQRIAHETIELRDLVEIVPEPIDKWQDIGPDHFNILDAFYAEPQRYAYTFQNYVFVTRVMQERESSGGIKPLRLMERSVFSDKMVFVRAVYEAKWMNEMEISIYDSWFDPVISCLPGLIPDGFIYLRASPDTCHKRMMSRNRAEEGGVSLQYLRDLHEKHESWLFPSQHGNNGVLSVSQLPLHMDSSLHPDIRERVFFLGGDHMHPTIQKVPALVLDCEPNIDFSKDIEAKRQYARQVAEFFDFVKKKKETTAAENVNDRKGKDPKVLLPHESGLWIPKGSGFPESTPSLDLRRAMSFLPG; encoded by the exons ATGCAGAAGCTCTGTCGTGGAAACCCCGTCCTCTGCAACGCCGGCTGGTTTGAGCCACGTGCCGCCCGAGCCCTCTTTCTCTCTTCGTTGCCCGCCCTCCGCCTCCCACTTCGACCCTCCGCCGCTATCCTCTGCTCGGGCCAGTATGCCCGCCTGAAATACGCCCCCGTATACCACTCCGCTGACGATGGCTCGTACCTCTTTCGGCGGGACCGAGTGCCGGCCTCGGCCCACTCTTTGCGCGATTGGTGGGCGAGGGGCTTTAGGGCGGTCGAAGCTCTGAGGAACCGGGAGAAAGGCGGGGACTTGGAGGGTTCCGTCGAGGAGGACagcgaagaagaggaggaggatgggGTTGCGGGTGCGGAGAGGAATAGTGAAGTTCAGCAGAGGGCTTCTCTGGCTGGTGGCAAGTCAGTGGAGAGGAGGGCAAGGAGCGGTGGTTCTAGTGCGCCTCCAGCACAGGGCTTAGAACTGTTGGCGATTCCGGGGGTTGGTCCTCGGAATCTGAGGAAGTTGGTGGATAAGGGTTTCGAGGGCGTGGCCCAGCTCAAACAGCTTTACGTGGACAAG TTTGTTGGCAAATCCAGCGATAAGATGATTGAATACTTACAGAGCTCTGTAGGAATTATCCATAAAAGCCATGCAGAGAGTATAACCTCCTTTATCAAGGAACAAGTGGATGAAGAGTTAGAAGGGGATACCATGGAGTCTACCATGAAGCTTTCACAGAAGAATAGGCTTACATTTTGTGTTGAAGGCAATATCAGTGTTGGGAAGACTACGTTCTTACAAAGAATAGCTCATGAAACAATTGAATTACGTGATCTTGTAGAAATAGTTCCAGAACCTATTGACAAGTGGCAGGATATTGGTCCTGATCACTTTAATATACTGGATGCCTTCTATGCTGAACCACAGAGGTATGCCTACACCTTCCAGAATTATGTATTTGTAACTAGGGTCATGCAGGAAAGAGAGTCGTCTGGTGGAATCAAGCCTCTTAGGTTGATGGAAAGAAGTGTTTTCAGTGATAAAATG GTCTTTGTACGTGCTGTTTATGAGGCCAAATGGATGAATGAGATGGAAATTAGCATATATGATTCATGGTTTGATCCTGTCATATCATGCCTTCCAGGGTTAATCCCTGACGGGTTCATTTATCTTAGAGCTAGCCCTGACACTTGCCATAAAAGAATGATGTCACGTAATAGAGCTGAAGAAGGTGGTGTTAGCCTACAGTACCTGAGAGATCTACATGAGAAACATGAAAGCTGGTTGTTTCCTTCTCAACATGGAAACAATGGTGTACTCTCAGTCAGTCAGTTGCCTCTGCATATGGATAGCTCTCTGCATCCTGATATAAGAGAGCGTGTTTTCTTTCTAGGAGGCGATCACATGCATCCAACCATCCAAAAG GTTCCAGCTCTGGTGCTGGATTGTGAACCCAACATTGATTTCAGCAAAGACATTGAAGCTAAAAGACA GTATGCTCGGCAAGTCGCAGAATTCTTCGATTttgtgaagaaaaagaaagaaactacgGCTGCAGAAAATGTTAATGACAGAAAGGGCAAAGACCCAAAGGTACTGCTTCCCCATGAAAGTGGTTTGTGGATTCCAAAAGGCAGTGGCTTCCCTGAATCTACCCCATCTCTGGACTTAAGAAGAGCAATGTCCTTCCTCCCGGGTTAG